One stretch of Emys orbicularis isolate rEmyOrb1 chromosome 7, rEmyOrb1.hap1, whole genome shotgun sequence DNA includes these proteins:
- the SEC61A1 gene encoding protein transport protein Sec61 subunit alpha: MGIKFLEVIKPFCVILPEIQKPERKIQFKEKVLWTAITLFIFLVCCQIPLFGIMSSDSADPFYWMRVILASNRGTLMELGISPIVTSGLIMQLLAGAKIIEVGDTPKDRALFNGAQKLFGMIITIGQSIVYVMTGMYGDPSEMGAGICLLITIQLFVAGLIVLLLDELLQKGYGLGSGISLFIATNICETIVWKAFSPTTVNTGRGMEFEGAIIALFHLLATRTDKVRALREAFYRQNLPNLMNLIATIFVFAVVIYFQGFRVDLPIKSARYRGQYNTYPIKLFYTSNIPIILQSALVSNLYVISQMLSARFSGNLLVSLLGTWSDTSSGGPARSYPVGGLCYYLSPPESFGSVLEDPVHAVVYIVFMLGSCAFFSKTWIEVSGSSAKDVAKQLKEQQMVMRGHRETSMVHELNRYIPTAAAFGGLCIGALSVLADFLGAIGSGTGILLAVTIIYQYFEIFVKEQSEVGSMGALLF; the protein is encoded by the exons tTAAATTTCTTGAAGTAATCAAGCCCTTCTGTGTTATCTTGCCTGAAATTCAAAAGCCAGAAAGGAAG ATTCAATTTAAGGAAAAAGTGCTATGGACAGCTATCACACTTTTCATCTTCTTAGTATGCTGCCAG ATTCCCCTGTTTGGTATCATGTCATCAGACTCAGCAGATCCTTTCTACTGGATGAGAGTGATTCTGGCTTCAAATAGAG GAACGTTGATGGAGCTGGGTATTTCACCCATTGTCACTTCTGGGCTCATCATGCAGCTCTTGGCTGGTGCCAAGATAATTGAGGTTGGGGACACTCCAAAAGACAGAGCTCTCTTCAATGGGGCGCAGAAAT TGTTTGGCATGATTATTACAATTGGTCAGTCTATCGTCTATGTAATGACGGGGATGTACGGAGACCCATCTGAGATGGGTGCTGGTATCTGTTTGCTTATCACAATTCAG CTTTTTGTAGCTGGACTGATAGTTCTACTATTGGATGAGCTTCTACAGAAAGGGTATGGTCTTGGTTCTGGCATCTCTCTCTTCATTGCTACCAACATCTGTGAGACTATTGTATGGAAGGCATTCAGCCCCACCACTGTGAACACAGGCCGAG GAATGGAGTTTGAAGGAGCCATTATTGCTCTGTTCCATCTGCTGGCTACTCGTACGGACAAAGTCAGAGCTCTGCGAGAGGCCTTCTACCGCCAGAACCTACCTAACCTCATGAACCTGATTGCCACCATTTTTGTCTTTGCTGTTGTCATTTACTTCCAG GGCTTCAGAGTGGACCTCCCCATCAAATCTGCCCGCTACCGTGGCCAGTACAACACTTACCCGATCAAGCTGTTCTATACTTCCAATATTCCCATCATTCTTCAATCTGCCTTGGTATCTAATCTGTATGTGATCTCCCAGATGTTGTCTGCTCGCTTCAGTGGCAACTTGTTGGTTAGCCTGCTGGGCACCTGGTCT GATACTTCATCTGGAGGTCCTGCTCGCTCTTATCCAGTCGGTGGACTTTGCTATTATCTGTCACCCCCTGAGTCCTTTGGTTCGGTGTTAGAAGACCCTGTCCATGCAGTTGTTTATATTGTGTTTATGTTGGGTTCCTGTGCTTTCTTCTCCAAGACATGGATTGAAGTTTCTGGCTCCTCTGCCAAAGAT GTTGCCAAACAACTAAAAGAGCAACAGATGGTAATGAGGGGCCACAGAGAAACCTCCATGGTCCACGAACTAAACAG GTACATTCCCACAGCTGCTGCATTTGGTGGTCTCTGCATTGGTGCTCTCTCTGTCCTGGCAGACTTCCTTGGGGCAATTGGGTCTGGAACTGGAATCTTGCTAGCTGTTACTATCATTTACCAGTACTTTGAAATTTTTGTAAAGGAACAGAGTGAAGTTGGGAGCATGGGAGCTCTTCTTTTCTAA